In the Clarias gariepinus isolate MV-2021 ecotype Netherlands chromosome 10, CGAR_prim_01v2, whole genome shotgun sequence genome, TGGACCAGATACGGCAGGGTGAAGTAGCCAATCCCTGACAGAGAGTAGAATCTGTGTTAAACTCGCAATGAatgtgtggcttttttttttttttttaaatggcaggGTCAAGCAAACACTAAGCACATACCTGCATACAGGTCAACCACTGTCTCTCCACTGCAGTCAAAGGAAGATATCCGCAGTTTCTCTGTGATGTTTCCGAAGGAGAACATGCACTTGGTGACATCAAATTCGTACCTGCATGATGAAATTGCTGTAGATACACCTCactctattttgttttatattatatataattcataCTTTATAACTCAATGTTTCTGACAATAAGTTTTTACCTGATGTGGTTATCAATGTGAGTTACATAGCTGTTGTCTCCTAATAGCATTGTTACCATTGGTGTTCGCCACCCATCCTgggaaatgtgttttatttgtgcTAGACGTGTCACGCCCAGTGCTTGGGCAACAGCCAACCACAACTCAGAGCCTTAGAAGGGAAAAAATCAGATCAGAAACAAATCCTTTTATTAAACTGTCTAGGAACTGACTTAATgccataataattataatcataatgTTTCTGCATACAGAGCATTATCCGTAATGAAGAAATTACGAAAGCTCGTTGACGGATGAAAAAAGTggattgaaaagcaaggagattattttgggttatatatatttatcttttctaaaagttaattgaaataaattctaaagccagaatgcagataatttttttattcaccctCATACAAGCGCTTTTTTTGATGACAAATCAAACAGTTCCAATATTTAGCAGTTTTTATAATCCTATAAATTTGACAATAAGTTAATGATGCAAAACAACGAAAGCAACAAGACAGCAGTGAAAAGTGAAAGATGCCTTACCGATTTTTTTCCAGATTGCTTGCGAAAAACACCCATCACCAAACATAAGCAGATCTCCATGTCTTTGCCATCCATTGGGAATGTCATCTTCAAATTCCTTACTCCATTTCAGTCCTTTAGTAGCCACCAGATCCTGCAGAACTTCAATCATTCTCTCTCGACACGGCTTCGCTTTGCTTTTTTTGGACAGCTGAGGATCCTAACCATAAAACAATTACAGACCGGAGAAGAAATCCTCAGCCTGAGAGACACTGACAAAATGAAAATCATTTACGTGACTGTAATATGGCAACCTGTAGTTGAACTATTTCACAGAAGCTGTCCGGAGCCACAGAGCTCTGCAGTGTGACAGGGTCCAGGTGAGACAGGGTAGATGTGAAGACTGGGATAGTCACTGTTccatctgtgtgtttttgtacacaGTACTGCTGGTCTAAAGCACCATTCTCTGACAAATGTTTTCTATTAAAAGACGTAAGAAGGTGGTTGCCATCTTGTTCATACATTTTGCGACAAAAATATTGGCTAAACCTGCAATTACATTTTATCCAAATACATATGTACTACAATATGTAGTTGGTCtgccttttgcagctataacaacttccactcttcttggaattTTGTCCACAAGATCTTGGAAggtttctgtggaaattcatgcccattcattctgtagagcatttatgttggacgagaaggcttGGCTCTCAATTTTAGTTTCAGTTCCTCCCAAAGatgcttgatggggttgaggtcagaacTCTGTGCCGGCCAGTCAAGCACTGAACTCATCAaaacatgtctttatagtcGTTGCTTTATGCAATAGGGAACAGTCatattggaatagaaaagggtaTGGAACTATAACAGTGCCAAAAGTTttttgcaatttgatctgaatttaaaaaatccttACAGCATTTACCATGCTTGAAATTTTtggcactgcaatttattgtaatttaacaAAGTTGGAGGCATAGCATTGTCCACGATGTCCTAGCATCCTGAATCATTAAATTGCCCTTGCCTGGGGATacggggcctgattgaaacccCCAAATTAACAAGTTTGGCCAAATacctttgtccatatagtgtatatgccTATAGCACTAGTGGTCATTGTATTAAACTGGGAGTGAATGACGTCACTTACTTGTAAAGCTGTGCATGACGTTGTGGCACCTTCAGAGCCGTGATGCAATCCATTTGTGAGcggttactatggaaacaatcaAAGAGGAGAAATGAATGACTAAAGCACACGTGCAttcattttgctatttaaagatcttaaaaaagaattaatttaaataagtcTCATATGCGTTAGTGCATACAAAAATAATCGTACGCATTAACCTGCCATATTATAAACCACTTTTGACAGATGACAGACAGATGAAGTTGAACTTTTAGTTAAACCGAAAATACACTACAGCAAACACTGGTTCATTTAATCGATGTATTATCAGGGTGGGATACATAACCTGTTGTTTACATCACACATATCAACGACGCACTTAACATCGTAAATTAATGAACCTCTAAAATCACATACATTCTATAAATTCGACTAGTACTTTATATACTAAAAATTAACTCATAGTATATTATCAGAAACACAACTCACGTTCTGGCTCAAGTTCCTAGTCGGAATATTTATGTGTTGCACGTCACAGACATCACTTCCGTGTTACAAAAATctatatactttatttatttttattattatatatctatattatacttttaaaaaatggcatttcttttttcacaacGAACTAAAAGATGAAATGCGAATGTTGGTGATATTTTCATGTCAATAACAATCATAAAACGTTCCCAATACGGCCATGTAATCCCAGACCGCTAGATGGCAGTACTTGTTTTAAACACCCGCCAAAAACCTCCTTCGTTCCAATCATGCTGCCTGgaaactgagtgtgttttctcCCAAACAAGaagcagtttattttaaaaggtaaGATTTTGTGTAGCTGCTTAAAACTCAATGAAATAATCAGCAATGTGTATTAAAGTTAGACAAGATTATAAAATGAACTTTTACTCAACAACACGGTGGGGGAAAAGGGACATATTGGtccatttctgtttgttttgctCATTCATTATCcgcaaacattatttatttatttatttatttgttcatttattcattctaaCTCGTAAATGCCCGCCTGTTGCACTTATGGTGCTTACTGTGCAAGCCTTAATTTCACAATTCCTGTCCAGTGTGCTGATTTAGATGATGGGAATGTTTGATGTGacctactgtgtgtgttttcttcagATGGCAGTGAATAGCTGTGTGACTGTGGTGCAGCTCGGCTCAGAGAATCAGCATCAGTCTGAGGTTCATCTGTTGCCCTGCGACATCGAGTATGATGGACCCGCACAAGTGGCCGAGTTTTTCGCACCAACAGTGAAGGAGATAAGGCCTGGTTCGTTCTCAGTTAACTCACTTTTAGCAGTGTGGTGCTTTTCAGACTGTGCTctaatgtttgtgtatgtgtgtttacttTCATTGTAGAAAAGACCGTCTCATTTAGGGGTCGAGGGCTGAAAGGGCAGGAAGTAATGCATCCTGAGGGCTACACGGGACTGGTGCTGAAGGAGGTTCAGAGACCCTCATCTGATCAAGAAGTAGGTCTACTGAACTATCAGTTTGTACTAAAGTTCAGCTCAGGGCTGCTCTGGCCAGAGTTTTCTACACACCAGTACAACTTTAACCTCCTTATTTcttaaggagttttttttttaatcaccgttattaagcataaaataaaaaattatttattcatcctctataccgcttatcctgtatacagggcagTGGGAATCCCagagcctattccagaggaCTTGGGGCATAAGGTGGggtacagggtgccagtccatcgcagggcaaaacaaacacacatatatacatatacatatataca is a window encoding:
- the trmt12 gene encoding tRNA wybutosine-synthesizing protein 2 homolog isoform X2, whose translation is MCDVNNSNRSQMDCITALKVPQRHAQLYKKHLSENGALDQQYCVQKHTDGTVTIPVFTSTLSHLDPVTLQSSVAPDSFCEIVQLQDPQLSKKSKAKPCRERMIEVLQDLVATKGLKWSKEFEDDIPNGWQRHGDLLMFGDGCFSQAIWKKIGSELWLAVAQALGVTRLAQIKHISQDGWRTPMVTMLLGDNSYVTHIDNHIRYEFDVTKCMFSFGNITEKLRISSFDCSGETVVDLYAGIGYFTLPYLVHARAAHVHACEWNPDAVSALRKNLHINKVAHRCTVHQGDNKQLSLTDLADRVNLGLIPSSEEGWPVACRLLRKDTGGILHIHNNVTTPIQYQSLQPSSSSMKDGQQSINGTQNISRDREVWNDWAKNTAIHIVNLLRDNTRAEWSTSIKHIEHVKSYAPHIHHIVLDLECRPVKYVN
- the trmt12 gene encoding tRNA wybutosine-synthesizing protein 2 homolog isoform X3; this translates as MDCITALKVPQRHAQLYKKHLSENGALDQQYCVQKHTDGTVTIPVFTSTLSHLDPVTLQSSVAPDSFCEIVQLQDPQLSKKSKAKPCRERMIEVLQDLVATKGLKWSKEFEDDIPNGWQRHGDLLMFGDGCFSQAIWKKIGSELWLAVAQALGVTRLAQIKHISQDGWRTPMVTMLLGDNSYVTHIDNHIRYEFDVTKCMFSFGNITEKLRISSFDCSGETVVDLYAGIGYFTLPYLVHARAAHVHACEWNPDAVSALRKNLHINKVAHRCTVHQGDNKQLSLTDLADRVNLGLIPSSEEGWPVACRLLRKDTGGILHIHNNVTTPIQYQSLQPSSSSMKDGQQSINGTQNISRDREVWNDWAKNTAIHIVNLLRDNTRAEWSTSIKHIEHVKSYAPHIHHIVLDLECRPVKYVN
- the trmt12 gene encoding tRNA wybutosine-synthesizing protein 2 homolog isoform X1: MHVCFSHSFLLFDCFHSNRSQMDCITALKVPQRHAQLYKKHLSENGALDQQYCVQKHTDGTVTIPVFTSTLSHLDPVTLQSSVAPDSFCEIVQLQDPQLSKKSKAKPCRERMIEVLQDLVATKGLKWSKEFEDDIPNGWQRHGDLLMFGDGCFSQAIWKKIGSELWLAVAQALGVTRLAQIKHISQDGWRTPMVTMLLGDNSYVTHIDNHIRYEFDVTKCMFSFGNITEKLRISSFDCSGETVVDLYAGIGYFTLPYLVHARAAHVHACEWNPDAVSALRKNLHINKVAHRCTVHQGDNKQLSLTDLADRVNLGLIPSSEEGWPVACRLLRKDTGGILHIHNNVTTPIQYQSLQPSSSSMKDGQQSINGTQNISRDREVWNDWAKNTAIHIVNLLRDNTRAEWSTSIKHIEHVKSYAPHIHHIVLDLECRPVKYVN
- the rnaseh2c gene encoding ribonuclease H2 subunit C — translated: MAVNSCVTVVQLGSENQHQSEVHLLPCDIEYDGPAQVAEFFAPTVKEIRPEKTVSFRGRGLKGQEVMHPEGYTGLVLKEVQRPSSDQEDRVVKVSSGFHSFTYWNLETPPTSDDRIIMAMTWPKLAEMMHAPVDD